GCCCCATTTTCCTCTATCTCTGGCCTACTGAGAAAACCTAATaaagtaacaaaaaataataataataaagacgCTGATTCtgaaaaacatacaataaactTCAGTCTATGGTTATATAACAGGGAAAGAAATTGGGACAAAACAAGCCCCTCTGGATATAGATGTCCTTTATTAcatgacaacagacaaaaaactcTTCCTAAAGTTTACACTGCTAAGGTATATAACCTATGCCCCAAGTCATAAACTCTGTAACACCTCActtctggctgacagatagacttTGTTTAAGCTAAACAGTATACATAAATCCTGGCACActtgcactatttccactgttaatacttcatgtaagttatttaaattgtatcattcttattctctatattttttccaattttatattttaaatttatttgtgtatactgtatattgtatatatttttaatatgtgctgtgtgaaacgtgctgccgctacaccggaatttcccagcttgggctgaataaagtatctatctatctatctatctatctatctatctatctctatctatttTTTGAATtcgttatttgatgctataaaatgGGATGAAACGGCATGTTTGACTGCTGAGAATGACTCGTATTTGGTCAAGTGCCCCCCTGAGAAGGAATTGTTGCAGGCAGCGATTCAGTTCAGCTCTTTCACCAATCACCGGGACGATTTGTTCTTTTGAATGATTAGTTTGTGAACCACACCGTTTTCTCCTACAAGTTGCAAACACAGCAGTCTCAGGATCTCCAGTGCTATTATCCAGTGGATCACAGTAACATTCCTGTagtgttgtaaaaaatatattagaaAAAATATGGCATGAATAAATCAGTGTTGCTGCAATATAAAATCAGATAACATTCTTGGTAATTGTCAGCAGAATAGTGTGCTACAATGGCTCTTCTTCCAGCACATGATTATGAGGCCAGATGTCCAAGCTCACTTTGGCTGCCCAGTGCCCACCCCCACTCACCATTCACGGCTGCACAATTTCTTCCATAGGGCCATTAAATAGCTTCCAGAGCAAGTTATCACTGCTTATATACAACCTAAAAATGTGTGCTGAAGTATCAGGACTTTgtcttgttcattttcttaGAGAACTTAGCAACACAAAgatttttgaaatatgattGTTGGAGTGTAATATTCATGCCGATACAGAACAAATACCTAttttttcatagaaaaaaaatctgaaatattgtTCATTGTATTATACAGATCAGGATACTTTGCTTGTCTTGTGTAGAATCGAATGTCATTATTGCCTCCCAGAACCTCACGCAACACCGGCTTTTTTTCGTCGTTCTCCGATTCAATCATAGGCAACAGATTGGCAATTGGTCGTCATCCccgttttcttcctcttctctttctgttggattttttaatttcctgcagAATTTTAGTAATTGATTAAGTTCTCATCTGCATTATTTCTGCCCAAGGTTCAACCTTGTACCAAATGTCTTCTGTATTTATGCCTTTAACCAAGACTTCTTTGTCTGTGGAGTTAACACAAGTGAACATAACTCACATTCAAGAGATTCCACTGATTGTCAGGTGCATAAGGATTTTAGGATCTGGCCCTTCTAACTTTGACTTGATCTCTTTTATACCTTAGAGATTAGGGCAACAACATTTGAGCCTTGTTCAACGTAGCTGATATAGTCTTGGTGTACAAAGCACCCCAGTCTCATGACAACAGGGTGCCCCTTTTGAAAAGACTGGTAACTCTGCCAGGCAAACTCATTCCTCTGCCTGGTTGCATAATATTAATTGCAAGTCCACACATGCAAATTAGGCCAAATGAATACAGCGCCCCTTTAAAGGTACAGAAGCAATAACATTCTATACATGTTATTGAAGCCCCCCAATGCCAAACTTTCCCACGGTGCCCAGAAAAAGAGGAACTAGGGGAACAAGTCCCTATGCAAAGGGGTGAATTCCAGTAAATAGCATAAAAGCTGGATTTACTTGAAGTCTGGGTAACACATGAACACGACAACCGTTGGGTGGGGGTTCCACGGAGTGTTTTTTAAGGGCTTATTTCTGGAGTCAGTTGTAGTGATCACAACTATCGTGCTGTCATGAGTCCATGtgacacagagcgagagagagagagagaaagagagagatagatagaaggGGAGGGtcccaaaagagaaaaaaggagctAGGCACAAAAATGTGAGGACAGATGCAAACAAGTCTTTGGGAAGAACGGCTTAAACCTGCTGGCCTGAGCTGACGGTAAGAAATGTATCACGTCTTGTTTTCTTAAGTGTGAGATCGACACTACTTTGTccttttgttattattattaattcttcttcttcttcttcttcttcttcttattattattatttgaattaccattatcattattatccaTTTCTATTGTGAAATGTCCCAGAAAAGAATAGAGTTAAAGCTCATCCGTCTGTGCTGTGAAACTCCAGTGCCATCCGAAAAAAAGAGCCATGCTGTACCAAAATTCCTTTCATAGCCTACATAAAAATGGCAAGTATAATTATTCTTCTCACCATTTCAAAGAAAGCAATTTGAAATGAAGGAATATGTCATGCAGTGAATCAGTATggctctcctgtgtgtgttgagttaACTATTAACTGTTGTATTTGTTCTCTTCAGAACATTTGTAGATTTTTACGAAATAATATTGGTATCCATTACTCCATATCACTTAGGAAACAAAGAAGAGTTGAATCAGGCACAACTGGACGTGGTTGGATACCTGGCCATCGATGTCACTTGgttccttaaaggggcagcaagcggTTTTTGAGAAATCTTGTctatctgtttgttgttgttgttgatgattttactgcgCTGGCGGGGCCTTGAACCCAGAGTCTTGGGTATGTGAAACCAACGTGCTAATTGTGTCAGGAAATGTTTGAGATGAGTTGTTTGTCCAGCTAGCTTATGGTTTGACATGTCAAATAATGTGATATTACaatgcttcttttccttctAGCAATTTTGAGTTTCAGGCTTGAGAAAGCTGGCCCTTAGTCACGTCACTTCCTTATTTGTCCTCTAGCTGTTGTCACCAGCAAATATGTGCATGCTTTTACACGTGACCGACATAATGACTAGAAAACTAGCTTTCTAAAACTAGTTTTCTAGTCATTATGTCGGTCACGTGTAAAAGCATGCACATATTTGCTGGTGACAACAGCTAGAGGACAAATAAGGAAGTGACGTGACTAAGGGCCAGCTTTCTCAAGCCTGAAACTCAAAATTGCTagaaggaaaagaagcattGTAATATCACATTATTTGCCCGGAGGTGGCGCAAATGCTTAtattgcagcagcagctccttgtTTTGCCTGTAAGAGGCGACATATTTCATTTAGTCGGGCAACTTCTGTGCTGTAAGATAGGCTAACTGAATATctaaataatgacatttaaatttttgcCATGCATCTGTTTCATTTGCTTTGTGTGACAGGTGGAAGCCACAGAAGAGTAATCCTAACACAGCACAGGATTTGGAGGAGTGCCGCAATGAACGCGACCGAAGTCCAGACAGGAATAGCACACATCTACAGCCGAGTGAACGCTTCTCGAAATGGAAGCATGGTTTACCTGGATGACTTGTCCGCGAATAACACAGTCATCGACATCTTCACCATGggcatcctcatcatcaccatgatATCCCTCGGTTGTACGATGGAGATTTCCAAAATCAAAGACCATGTCCTCCGTCCAAGAGGAGTAGCCATTGCACTGGTGTCCCAGTTTGGCATCATGCCCCTCACTGCTTTCTGTCTGGCCAAAATCCTACAGATGGACCCCATCAAGGCTGGGACTTTGCTCATATGTGGCTGCTCTCCAGGAGGAAGCTTatcaaacattttttccctTGCCATTAAGGGTGACATGAGCCTCAGGTAAACCCTTATTGATGCGTTGACTCCTGTCTTGTTGGAAGAATGCAAATCGCTAAAGTAATTTCCTTTGTTAAGCTGGGTGATGAGCAATTGGTTTTATTGACATTTCTGGATAAacagaaatgtacaaaacaAGAGCCTCGATTTGCATGCAGTTTACAGTTTGACACATTCAGACTCGTCAGTCTCAtaatgcttcttcttctctccgaTACCCTTCCAGCATCGTATTGACCACTTCCTCCAGCTTCGCGGCCATGGGTCTGATGCCTTTGCTGCTTTACATCTACTGCCAAGGCTTCCCCGGTCTGGAAAAGGCTGTCCCATACGCTGGCATCACCTTAACCCTCGTGTTCACACTGGTGCCTTGCGCCATGGGCATCGCCATCAATCACTACAAGCCAAACTACTCAGTAGTGGTAAAAAAAGTAAGATTCCTGAAATCTTCCTCTCATGAACACAGCCATCACAGGAACAGATCTTTTGATTCAATTCCAGGGAATTCAGCTGACTTTCAACCTTTCCTGCTGTGACACGTCGCAATGTCTCAGACAAAAAGGACAATTGGACACAAAGTTGTGTTTAGCAAAACAATTCATCACATGGCGTGGGTGTAGTGTGTTGTCCAAATAAACAGAAAGGGTATGTGCAATTGTGGCCTCTTGTATCATGCTTTCGCTCACCCTGTCTTGACAGGTTGGTCTCGGCATCCTGATTGTCTCCAGCATCCTACTTGTCATCATGTCCTGTGCAGCCATCAAAGACTTGATATGGACAGCCTTCACACCAGAGAACCTGGTAGCGGCCGCACTGATGCCACTGATTGGCTTTATCCTGGGATTTGTCTTATCTCTCATTTGCGGACTCAGTGCAAAGTATGTGAACGCACACTGGATCTGACCAATCCTGGTCAAAACGCCTGTCTACTTTTCAAGATTCTTTTCAAGTTTCTTTTAGTTTGTTCCCATTTTGGAAAGTTTCACCACGGTCCTCAATTAATCAACATTTCTGCAGCTGAAACAATCTCCCCCTTTTTGACAAAGCTGTATACATTCCTGATTCCCAACCTATTTGCTTGTGActccacaaaatgaaaatgtctacTAGTGACCCCTCTTTACACGATACAGTCTTAGCATGTGCATGATTTGTGAACAATTAATCCAATCAAAAACAATTAAGAGCAAAATTCTGCTTTTCGGGTTTGTTTGATATTTAGTACTTTCATACTGGAAGGCATTTAGTAGatttaaattgaatatttttatattgtaatagtGACTTTTGAGTACATTTTTTGAATACCTTGTCCACGGTTGTCTTGTGGTAATATTTCAACCCAGATCTGTAATAAATTGTCTGTATAGTAGAGTAGATGCATATAAAAAATGACTTTTCCAGTAATCTGTCATACAGCATTGAAAAGCTTCTAATAATTCACCTGGAAAGAAACCCTGTTATTTAAAGATATCTGATTCAGATGCAGTACAACAACTGGTGCATTTTAGTATCAAAATCAAATAACACTGTCAAAACGACAAATGACtcaattttttcatttagatGCAGTAGGACCATCTCCATGGAGACGGGGTGTCAAAACATCCAGCTGTGCTTTGCCATCCTAAAGGTGGCCTTTCCCCTGGAAGTCATTGGAcccatgtttttcttccccttgaTATACATGTCATTCCAGTGTATCGAGGCCTTTCTCCTGACCCTGTGTTTCAGATGTTACCAAACATTCAAGGAACCAGCTGAGGGTAACTGTcacagctgcctgtgtgtgtgtgtgtgtgtgtgtgtgtgtgtgtgtgtgtgtgtgtgtgtttttgtggagcGAGGCTGAGAAGAGGGGTTGGAGGAGGGGCTCACACAAGCACATAGGTAGCCATTGGTGTTTTGAATTTCGTAAAGAACGCAGAAGTCTAATATCATCCGTCTGTTACAGATACAAGATATGCCAGTGTTGAGATTAAACATGAGGAGGTGAAACAACCATGACGGCATCGCAGCGACAGACCCAGTGCTGCAGCGGGAAAAATGGAGGGGCTGAATGCTACATACTGAGTGCACTCTCTGTCTCAGGATCTTTActcaaacctttgatactgaCAAAAAGATTGTTACTGGATTTGCAACTAacactttaatgtttttcaCTTAATTACAACCAGTGGTTGTGAAGTTGTAGAAACTTATATATTAGATCttgtattcatatatttgtatataaaatCATGTAATATAGAAATTAGATAATTGTATGATGCAATAAATATcagcacatttattttattttattttggttattaaatgtgttatttgctattaattaatttaattaaaatgtgtaacGAAAAAGGTTAATCCCATATCTGAAAAGCAGTcgattgaaaaagaaaaaaaggattcaggCAACTTGAACATctcaaataatatttaatcaaacagGATCATATGGTATAATACATGGCAAACTGAATTTTAAAACTTCTCACATATATTAAAATACCATCTGCACAAAAAGAGAATTCTCAGTCCAAAGGTGAACTGAATGGACACAGTCAAACAAAGTGAACACTGACATTACACCAAGCTATACACTTGcaaatttttttgtgtttgatcttCCCAGCCACTTAGTGTTAACGTGCCTGCAGGAGAATTCAAAGTGAAGCAGCAACGtgaaaatacctttttttttttttttttttttaagtttccaaGAGTTGTGGACGCATTAAAAAGAAGCCATGGCTGATCAACAGCATTCtggacacaaataaataaaatacacattttagtTTCCTTAAAACAGGAGTTTCCAAGCAGCCTGAATAAATTAAGAAGATAATATTTTCCAGTGTACAAGTGATGTGTCTGACCACACATGATATCACTAAGCAGTGGAGGCATTTAACCGacattcagttttaaaatgacttATTGAACATTTTCTAGATACCTGTGCATAGAAGTGGAAAGGTAAGGCCATTGGGGGAAAGGGTAAGAAGAAAAGGAAGTCAGGATGACATTTGTTGAATGTAAGTCCAGAAAAAATAtgtcacttgattttttttttttaccctcgaTCCAAAAAAAGATTTGGGTGGACAAGCAGCCTTATACTATATAGTGACATGTGGAATGGTGCGTGTCATGACTAATAACCCATAAATAATGATGTATAACCACAAAAAGACAATGTAGTGAGTGAACATGACTTGGAAAGCAGTCTAGATAACCTGGCTTTCATGCATCTTTTTTAATGCGTGTCTTAAATGGTGTGATACGATATGAGcataaaaaaagcaacagtcAACGAGACACTGATAAGATTAATAGCTCCAAAAATAAGTTTGCAGCTTTGCCCATCCATCTGAAATACATCAGTCAATTCATTCAGcagccttcacagacacattccCTTCGGAGGTGCCTgttcctttcagttttttttttttacattttcaaactcaGCTTTAGACATAAGACATACATGAGTAGTGAAGGAATTCCTCTAAAAAAAACGTAAGCATGTATCTACATGAGAATCCCCTCTCTTGTTCTCCTTTGGGATGGCCAGAGGAACTGTTCTGAGTGATCCACTGCATCACTTAGAGCCTCTTCAGCCGGGCTGGTCTGTGTTGACAGATGTGTTGACAAACTCTCAAAGAGGCATCCCACTCACCAGTGGCATCAGTAGCAACTCTGGCTGTCTCAGGTAAGTCCAAAAGGCCCCAGCATGTTTCAGGCCTCCTTCAGCAATGGCATATCTGTAGAAAAGAGATGTCATCAGTACAAAGTGGAGACTTTAAATAAGTAAGAACTTCATATGAATGGGGTTTTACCATCAGAGTAGTCCGTTTCAGAGTCCTGAGACAGGCTGTGTTGGTCGCTGCCTGCAGACGCCCTTCTTTGTGAGGATGAAGGAGCTGTCGCGCCTGCATGCTCCAGAGACCAGGTAGAGggtgagggagatgaggaagacGTGGAAGGTGGTACAGGGTGGACCACAGCCAACTCCGAATGCTGCTGTTTGAGAGATGGAGGCCTAGAGGGACCAGCCTCTGGCGCGGTGGCATGCTGTCCCTCAGATAGCACTATCTGGACCCGAGATTCGGAGCTGAGGGCTGAAGCCGAGGCTCCGCCGCGGCTCACAGCCTCTTCGTACGAGGGCAGAGTCACCTGGACTCCTTCCACCAGGATGGACACGGGCTGACCGGACACACCCTGATCACGTCTAGGTGTGGAGGACCACAATAAAGTTTAAATCTATCaacttctgttgtttttttgcttacAATAGTTTCTACGATTTTAAGTGCGCATCAGTTTGTGGTTTCAATAGCAAATTACTGGGAACAAGCAAACTCACCGATGGAGGGACTTGAGTTTTGGCTGTAGAAGTACAAAAAGCACCACGAGGAGCAGGATGAGCGCCACCGAGCTGGCTGTGGATGCCACAATGGACAAGGCGGGCATCCCCAGTGGTAAAGTTGGATCAAGGTCTGTGAGATAAAAAACTGATTATTTGTACAGAACTTTGTAATTATCTGTTTGATACTGCAAAATTGTCATCTAATCTTTACCTTGCTCCATGAGGCAGCTGAGCTTCATTTGGCCGTCCCACTCCCCGTATTGACAGGTGAGGTATTTATAGTCACCTTTCAGAATATAACCTTCCTCACAGAAATATTCAATCACGGTGCCATGAGAAAGTCTTTGGCATGGTGAGGGGTGGCAGGTGTAGCCTCCGTTCTCTGGCTCATATGGAGGCTGGCAAACTAtcaatggaaagaaagaaatgcaatgAAGATATCAGTCTTTTAAGTTGTTTCACTAAGCTCTAAGTTCTAGTGAGGTTCTGTCTTTACCGTCACTGCGTAAACAGCGAGGAGGTTCAGAGGACCAGTGTCCTAGTGCACTGCAGGTGAGGATGCTCAGTCCGTCCATCAGGTAGCCAGGGTCACAGCTGTACTGTAGCGCTGTGCCGTCGGGGAACAAGCTCCTGTTGCTTTCTGTCAGATTAGTTGAGCCATGCTGAACCATGGATGGTCTTATGCAACCTTACAAAGGGGggacattaaaaaataaagtaaacatCTGCAGACAATCTTTAATAATAGAGGCTTTGTTTAGACAGAACGTTTCAAAGAACCTTGTAATTATTTATCTGATagttaaaaatgtgtcaacTCATCTAGCTTTACCTTGCTCCATGAGGCATTTGACTGGCATTTCATTGTCCCATTTCCCATACTGACATGTACGGAATTTATAGTCTCCCTTCAGAACATAACCTTCATCACAATAGTATTGAATCATGGCACCATGAAAGAGTCTTCCACATGGGGAAGGGTGGCAGGTGTAGCCTCCGCTCTCTGGCTGATATGGAGGCTGGCATACTGTccatggaaagaaagaaatacaattaaTTGTAAAAACTCTACATATTAATGTCTCATATTGGTTCATGATTGtaagattgtttgttttgatttgtgtacGTGTATAAATCATTCAGAAGTAGTATGGGGAGATTTGCCTTTACCGTCACTGCGTATACAGCGAGGAGGTTCAGAGGACCAGTGTCCCAGTGTGGTGCAGGTGAGGATGCTGGGTCCGGCCGGCAGGAAACCTGGGTCACAGCTGTACTGCAGCACTTCGCCCACAGAGAACAAGCTCCCGTTGGTGTCTGTCAGATTAGTTGAGCCATGCTGCACCATGGAGGGTCTTATACAACCTTAAAAAGGGGGACAACATTCAAAACACTTGATGTCCACACTTTCTTGTCGGGAGCGGGTGGTGGTAATGGTCGCTTGCCAAGAGCCTCAGCCATCGtttcatttgcaaaaacaaTAGGAGATAATACGTCGTCTGAGCAGAGCTAGACAGAACAGTGACTTGCTATCTAAGGAGATCAGCATCAACAGTattacaaagtgcttttacaAACTACACATTGTCAGGCATTATTTTGCTGACAGGTAAGGGTAGTAAGCAATTTTAGTAATAGTAATATTGTCTGTGTaatattcagcaaatatttcctcacagtctgcTAGCTGTCAGTTATGTGTGCGccgcacacaaaaaagaagcttttttttttttttttgctgagcaCTGTctctgaaaaatgtaatttatgcGTTGGTCTCCAATACACGAGGCTGTGGGTTCAAGCCCCGACCAGTgcggtaaaaaaaagaaaagaaaaaatcaacaacaaacaatctttctctaaaattgcttactgcacctttaaggCCAGCATATTCACCTATAGACAGATTGGAGTTTTAAGGACTGACCAACCTTGGCTAACACAGCTGATCTGCATGGGGCCGTCCCATTGTCCATCCTG
The Scophthalmus maximus strain ysfricsl-2021 chromosome 15, ASM2237912v1, whole genome shotgun sequence DNA segment above includes these coding regions:
- the LOC118286580 gene encoding sodium/bile acid cotransporter-like; translated protein: MNATEVQTGIAHIYSRVNASRNGSMVYLDDLSANNTVIDIFTMGILIITMISLGCTMEISKIKDHVLRPRGVAIALVSQFGIMPLTAFCLAKILQMDPIKAGTLLICGCSPGGSLSNIFSLAIKGDMSLSIVLTTSSSFAAMGLMPLLLYIYCQGFPGLEKAVPYAGITLTLVFTLVPCAMGIAINHYKPNYSVVVKKVGLGILIVSSILLVIMSCAAIKDLIWTAFTPENLVAAALMPLIGFILGFVLSLICGLSAKCSRTISMETGCQNIQLCFAILKVAFPLEVIGPMFFFPLIYMSFQCIEAFLLTLCFRCYQTFKEPAEDTRYASVEIKHEEVKQP
- the LOC118286577 gene encoding sushi domain-containing protein 4 isoform X1; protein product: MCNGMTGSIPKASWAHTSATKRSFLLLLGLTVVSTGQGSGCVRPYMVQNSWVNLTESNRGLFPVGTILQYSCDPGYLPDGPSILTCTTLGLWSSEPPHCIRSGACLPLTKPENGGYTCHPSPCRMFSHGTVIEFFCDEGFDLNGDYNYLTCQDGQWDGPMQISCVSQGCIRPSMVQHGSTNLTDTNGSLFSVGEVLQYSCDPGFLPAGPSILTCTTLGHWSSEPPRCIRSDGKVCQPPYQPESGGYTCHPSPCGRLFHGAMIQYYCDEGYVLKGDYKFRTCQYGKWDNEMPVKCLMEQGCIRPSMVQHGSTNLTESNRSLFPDGTALQYSCDPGYLMDGLSILTCSALGHWSSEPPRCLRSDVCQPPYEPENGGYTCHPSPCQRLSHGTVIEYFCEEGYILKGDYKYLTCQYGEWDGQMKLSCLMEQDLDPTLPLGMPALSIVASTASSVALILLLVVLFVLLQPKLKSLHRRDQGVSGQPVSILVEGVQVTLPSYEEAVSRGGASASALSSESRVQIVLSEGQHATAPEAGPSRPPSLKQQHSELAVVHPVPPSTSSSSPSPSTWSLEHAGATAPSSSQRRASAGSDQHSLSQDSETDYSDDMPLLKEA
- the LOC118286577 gene encoding sushi domain-containing protein 4 isoform X2, which encodes MCNGMTGSIPKASWAHTSATKRSFLLLLGLTVVSTGQGSGCVRPYMVQNSWVNLTESNRGLFPVGTILQYSCDPGYLPDGPSILTCTTLGLWSSEPPHCIRSGACLPLTKPENGGYTCHPSPCRMFSHGTVIEFFCDEGFDLNGDYNYLTCQDGQWDGPMQISCVSQGCIRPSMVQHGSTNLTDTNGSLFSVGEVLQYSCDPGFLPAGPSILTCTTLGHWSSEPPRCIRSDVCQPPYQPESGGYTCHPSPCGRLFHGAMIQYYCDEGYVLKGDYKFRTCQYGKWDNEMPVKCLMEQGCIRPSMVQHGSTNLTESNRSLFPDGTALQYSCDPGYLMDGLSILTCSALGHWSSEPPRCLRSDVCQPPYEPENGGYTCHPSPCQRLSHGTVIEYFCEEGYILKGDYKYLTCQYGEWDGQMKLSCLMEQDLDPTLPLGMPALSIVASTASSVALILLLVVLFVLLQPKLKSLHRRDQGVSGQPVSILVEGVQVTLPSYEEAVSRGGASASALSSESRVQIVLSEGQHATAPEAGPSRPPSLKQQHSELAVVHPVPPSTSSSSPSPSTWSLEHAGATAPSSSQRRASAGSDQHSLSQDSETDYSDDMPLLKEA